The genomic interval cttatttattttatttataaaaccaTTTTTTTATTACGATTCTGCTAATCCTTATGCTCTAACTAGTCTTAATATTCTAGCAGCAAATTACaaagaaataactaaaaaaGAAAGGGTACCCACTTGAAGTGGTTTTAGCGGAGAAGAGGAAAGTGATAGCTACTCATGAGCAAGAAGTAtccatcctttttttttttcttatatatttaataaaaagtaaagaagCAACAAAGTGGAAATAATAAGGGCAGGAGTGGCTAGGCCCGAAACGAATGATGAGCTAACAGGCTGAAACCTTCCCACTAATCTATATGAGGAGTGCGCCTTTTCTATAACAAGTTCTCCAATGAGTAGATTTGTTCATTATAAATCCTTCTTTTTGCAGTTAGTTTCGGGGTGAAAGCCTATTACCAGACAGAAAAGGGGGTTTCTTTTCTATctattccctttttttttagtGCCTGTCTGCTCTTTTTGCCTGAAGCTTGAAAGCGGAGGATGCCCACAAAACAAATCCCGTGCTTGCGCATGAGAAGAGGCTGAAATAACGCTTAATATATACTTCAAAAATACCATACCCCTACGCTTTTCTAATCAGTGTCTTCCTAGCCCATTCATtaccttcttcttctgagatgggatgacgaGAATATGCTCTGCAGATGTTTTCATTTCAGGAAGAAGGTGTTATCAAGGAGCGAAGGGACGAAGGCAAGAGAAGAGGTCTAGGTCTTTGCTGCTTGACTGCGTCAAAGCTTGAAGTGACGAATACGCTTTGATTGAATCAGAAATGAACTTATATAGCGGAGGAAGAGCAGAAGCTGTGTCGGTTCTTATTTCCCTTTGGGAGTGACTTTAGCTACTATTAGTCTAGAAGATAGAAGATAGGATTGGAATAGCATAGTCCTACTTCCTAGTCCTAGTAGTCTTAGTACTCACTACTAAGACTGAGACTTACTACTAACTGAAGTAGACTGACTTTTTTCCTCGTTATAACATAACAGAAGCGGCTTCGTAGGACCTCTGTTCGCTAATCCATCATCGTATATGAGACtgactttcttgcttcttttagACAGTCCACCAGTACTAGTTTGAAACCTGTCCGCTGCCTCACCTTAGGAAAATTATTCCATATAGGAATGAAGAAAGGCCATGATAGGAAAGTGAAGTGACTGTAGGGGGAATGCTTTTTTTCTTCCCTAGCAATTAGCAGAGCGAGGGGAAAGGATAAAGGGTGCAAAGTTCTTACCCACTTTATCTAGTAGGTCTTTCTTGTTTATACAGATGTGACATACTAGAAACCTTGCCAAAAGACTGAGGCAAGGAAAATAGTCCTTCCTGTTAAATAAgtaaattgaaaatgaaatcaGCGTGGTAAACAGACACCCATAAGTCCTCTAAAGAGTACGTTATTTATTGGTTTACTTgtctattctttttttatactaataaagATCAAatacctatcccaaggccacgTCTGTCCCAAGCTGGAAAAGCCATAGCTCAGATTATGCTCCTTGAAGCCTGGTTTCTGGAAAGGGGTCGAAATCTCCAAGGCATGCCAAAGCCTGCCAATCGCCGGTTGGGTCAAAAGCTGATGAGCGATTTTGATTGAGTTTTGAGACAAGCAAGCTAGTTGAAAGACTCTCATTCCGTCATGATGCTCTTCTCTTCAGCAGAAGAAGGAGAGAAGGGGCTCTTCAGTGGCTTATTTCCTTCACGGTGATTGAAAGACGGACGTGGGGGCTATCACTTTCTTTTCAACGCTTCAACCTGCTTCATCTATCGTTAGGGCTCGGTGAGAATCTTACCTACCTTCCTTTTCCCCTGTTGTCTTGTCTAGCTTTAAAATAGAACTTCTCTAGCGCCTCAAAGAAAAAGGGCTCCGTAACTCCTTTCACACTAAGCTAATTCAAGTGCACTAAGCAAAATGAACCCTAAAGCTTCAGCTGCTATCCGTGACAAGGTGGTATCAGAGCCTTGCTTCGAGGAAGCCTGGTTCGAGCTTGGTTCGTGGGAGCGAGACTACTTGTGGGCAAGCATGTCTGGCATGACTGAGGAAGTTGCTATCAACATGTAGGGAAGGGGAATCCCAACCTCCTCAGCAGGGAAGCAAGAAGGGACGAGGTCATAGTAAGTGCTGAGGACCTTGCTTGCTAGTCTATCTGTGAAAGTAAGTTTCTGCATTGGAGGCTGAACATCTACGAGCCAGCCGTCTTCAAGACATTACGTGAGAAGGAGAAATGCTGGTAGTACCTCTTCACAAGAGGATCAGACCAGATCCAAAATAGCGTATGAAATGATTATGGTCTATCTAGTACAGTATGATCGATCAAGTCATTCAGTAAAGTCTCTTAGCTAGTATGGAATTCTATCTATTAGCGGGTCGGTGACGGTAGATTGATCCTGAGAAATGAGTTCTTTCCTTTGtgcatctttctttcttttcccatGTCTTTCTTGGTTGGTAAACCCAACTGGCGATTTACAACAAACAATCTATAGTCAAACATAAGTCCTGCGGGCTTGCTTTTAACCATACCTGGTTCAGTCTGTATGGAGGGAATCATTTTTTCTCAATCAAGACCATGTCAGAGATTTTTGTGCTTGGCTTTTGCTTCTGTTTTTACGTAAGCGTAAACACTTGGCACGCTTATAGGATTATCCAGATAAATGAAAGATTACAGAAGCCCATGACATTTAAAATAACTTGGAAAGACGGGTTGGTGATAACCCCGTGGGAACGGCCTATTGGTCCCACCCACGGCCCATCTGACCCTTCTTCGCCTTCGGGTTCTCCAGTTAAGGATGCCCTGGATCTAGCGCAAGATGTTCCCCACAGCCCCCTTGATCAATTTGCCATTAAGTCATTTCTTGATATGAGGGTAGGATACTTGTATATCTCATTCACAAATCCCGCTTTCTTTATGCTGCTAACTCTCGGTTTGGTCTTCCTGCTGTTTCATTTGGTTACTAAAAAGGGCGGAGGAAAGTCAGTACCAAATGCTTGGCAATCCTTGGTAGAGCTTATTTATGATTTCGTGCCGAACCTGGTAAACGAACAAATAGGTGGTCTTTCCGGAAATGTGAAACAAAAGTTTTTCCCTTGCATCTCGGTCACTTTTACTTTTTCGTTATTTTGTAATCTCCAGGGTATGATACCTTATAGCTTCACAGTTACAAGTCATTTTCTCATTACTTTGGGTCTctcattttccatttttattGGCATTACTCTAGTGGGATTTCAAAGAAATGGGCTTCATTTTTTAAGCTTCTCATTACCCGCAGGAGTCCCACTGCCGTTAGCACCTTTTTTAGTACTCCTTGAGCTAATCCCTCATAGTTTTCACGCATTAAGCTCAGGAATACGTTTATTTCCTAATATGATGGCCAGTTATAGTTCAGTAAAGATTTTAAGTGGGTCCGCTTGGACTATGCTATGTATGAATGATCTTTTCTATTTCATAGGAGATCTTGGTCCTTTAAGTTTAGTTCTTGCATTAACCGGTCTGGAATTAGGCGTAGCTATATCACAAGCTCATGTTTCTACGATCTCAATCTGTATTTACTTGAATGATGCTACAAATCTCCAtcaaactttcttttttttttgttatttttttataattgaataaaAGCGAGATAGAATCCTAGTCATAGAATGAATTTCCCACTCCTCCTGAATGAAAGGGTTTGTTTTCAGCTCATAGCGGTTGGCCCTAGCTCAAAAGGAAGAGTGAATCCATAGGGATTCCAAACTCCATGATGAATTAAGTGTCCGCATCCACGATTGGGAGAGGGAGCAGCTTTAGTACTGTGGATCTAAGTAACTCAGTGAGTGC from Arachis duranensis cultivar V14167 unplaced genomic scaffold, aradu.V14167.gnm2.J7QH unplaced_Scaffold_232528, whole genome shotgun sequence carries:
- the LOC127744285 gene encoding ATP synthase subunit a-like, translating into MSEIFVLGFCFCFYVSVNTWHAYRIIQINERLQKPMTFKITWKDGLVITPWERPIGPTHGPSDPSSPSGSPVKDALDLAQDVPHSPLDQFAIKSFLDMRVGYLYISFTNPAFFMLLTLGLVFLLFHLVTKKGGGKSVPNAWQSLVELIYDFVPNLVNEQIGGLSGNVKQKFFPCISVTFTFSLFCNLQGMIPYSFTVTSHFLITLGLSFSIFIGITLVGFQRNGLHFLSFSLPAGVPLPLAPFLVLLELIPHSFHALSSGIRLFPNMMASYSSVKILSGSAWTMLCMNDLFYFIGDLGPLSLVLALTGLELGVAISQAHVSTISICIYLNDATNLHQTFFFFCYFFIIE